From Anopheles arabiensis isolate DONGOLA chromosome 3, AaraD3, whole genome shotgun sequence, a single genomic window includes:
- the LOC120900962 gene encoding histone H4 produces the protein MTGRGKGGKGLGKGGAKRHRKVLRDNIQGITKPAIRRLARRGGVKRISGLIYEETRGVLKVFLENVIRDAVTYTEHAKRKTVTAMDVVYALKRQGRTLYGFGG, from the coding sequence ATGACCGGTCGCGGCAAGGGAGGCAAGGGACTGGGAAAGGGAGGAGCCAAGCGTCATCGCAAGGTGCTGCGCGATAACATCCAGGGCATCACCAAGCCCGCCATCCGCCGTCTGGCTCGCCGTGGCGGCGTGAAGCGTATCTCCGGCCTGATCTACGAAGAGACGCGCGGTGTGCTGAAGGTGTTCCTGGAGAACGTGATCCGCGATGCGGTCACCTACACCGAGCACGCCAAGCGCAAGACGGTCACGGCGATGGATGTGGTGTACGCTCTGAAGCGCCAGGGCCGTACGCTCTACGGATTCGGAGGTTAA
- the LOC120900959 gene encoding uncharacterized protein LOC120900959 has translation MAATLDGTDPATAETWTIDQEEEKSLTKIIVRNVNDLTVAGLRRMCSHYGTVVDVFKIKSGGTAFIEFSSDTEAGLAIQQLNQKLGFNYNAELAQPKETLPSVEPDASAPPQPDEDWEQVSAKRRFNVGFSLPLLINFPERDTLATNANYRAKEGTLRRTDPESFFRIYKVLESFETKKTLDYNPEELRKRVESFQKSYANEQNRFDGETLVYEGLTAKESALFDVTRCVVCKAYGFSYCKGCKTYYCSVQHQRQHYDEHNHICNKRAGGEVAAQSDASEVGKKVELATKPQEVLTRDPLPEKAKVFITAILTPDRIYVRSAHPAADTMYLATLGEFACAGLTAVPVQNSKEPTAGDIYLAMYEPLGVHGRVLVTEVGPERSKCAFIDHGKVDFVSNGDLLLIEDTELMYRKVLIYKVCLTDITDEHGEHEKAMQYLAKLRDRPLQMKYRLEANNIVDVQLQTPEGESVNEQINRLIIIPPFGRDSNQYDSTGRGDAKNGAFVMYKEIPQSEPSFGESKQIMILNRTTVLLDSRITWIAMSDLPYLENLQRMLESYGKKVAEFRQSYVPREGEMCLVRCLNRWYRGVCYETAGDGKPAIFLCDYGSMTLVDLSNIRKIPPQLATKTMRTHDGVVEHLAEAKAGGLTLDSIFLDIYLPENEPICADLSQQTVTVGLPGAEQEETYTVLNLHELSALIKSRQAE, from the exons ATGGCAGCCACACTGGACGGTACTGATCCGGCAACGGCCGAAACATGGACGATCGAccaggaggaagaaaaaagcctGACCAAAATCATCGTGCGCAACGTGAACGATCTGACGGTTGCAGGGTTAAGGCGAATGTGCAGCCACTACGGTACGGTGGTGGATGTGTTTAAAATCAAATCTGGCGGCACTGCGTTCATCGAATTTTCCTCCGATAC CGAAGCAGGACTGGCAATTCAACAACTTAATCAGAAGCTTGGCTTCAACTACAATGCGGAACTGGCACAACCGAAGGAAACTCTACCCTCTGTTGAGCCAGACGCTTCCGCTCCACCGCAACCGGACGAGGACTGGGAGCAGGTTAGTGCGAAGCGTCGCTTCAACGTGGGCTTTTCACTGCCCTTGCTGATCAATTTCCCTGAGCGGGACACGTTGGCCACGAATGCTAACTACCGGGCGAAAGAAGGAACACTGAGACGGACCGACCCAGAGTCGTTCTTTCGCATATACAAAGTGTTGGAATCGTTCGAAACCAAGAAAACACTCGATTACAATCCAGAGGAGCTGAGAAAGCGTGTGGAATCGTTTCAAAAATCATACGCCAACGAGCAGAATCGCTTCGACGGGGAGACGTTAGTGTACGAAGGCCTCACCGCTAAGGAGAGCGCACTGTTCGACGTTACACGCTGTGTGGTATGTAAAGCGTACGGGTTTAGTTACTGCAAGGGCTGCAAAACGTACTATTGCTCGGTGCAGCACCAGAGACAACACTACGACGAACACAATCACATTTGCAATAAGCGAGCGGGAGGAGAAGTGGCTGCGCAAAGTGATGCAAGTGAAGTGGGGAAAAAGGTGGAACTTGCGACCAAACCGCAGGAAGTGCTCACAAGAGATCCTCTTCCTGAGAAGGCAAAAGTGTTTATCACCGCAATCCTGACGCCTGATCGTATTTATGTACGTTCCGCACACCCAGCAGCCGACACGATGTATCTGGcaacgcttggtgaatttgcCTGCGCAGGACTTACGGCTGTGCCGGTGCAGAACAGCAAGGAACCGACGGCTGGAGACATTTACCTCGCAATGTACGAACCGTTGGGGGTTCACGGCAGGGTACTGGTAACGGAAGTTGGTCCGGAAAGGTCCAAGTGTGCCTTCATTGACCATGGAAAGGTTGATTTCGTTAGCAATGGCGATCTTCTGCTGATTGAGGACACCGAACTGATGTACCGAAAGGTGCTGATCTACAAGGTGTGCCTAACGGACATAACGGACGAGCATGGAGAGCACGAAAAAGCGATGCAGTACTTGGCGAAGCTACGGGACCGCCCACTGCAGATGAAGTATCGTCTCGAGGCGAATAATATCGTCGACGTGCAGCTGCAAACCCCCGAAGGAGAGAGCGTTAATGAACAGATCAACAGGTTGATCATCATTCCTCCGTTTGGCCGTGATTCAAACCAATACGACAGCACCGGACGGGGAGATGCCAAAAATGGAGCGTTCGTTATGTACAAG GAAATTCCACAATCTGAGCCGTCGTTCGGCGAAAGCAAGCAGATTATGATACTGAACCGTACAACCGTACTGCTGGACAGCCGTATCACGTGGATAGCGATGAGCGATCTGCCCTACCTAGAGAATCTGCAGCGAATGCTCGAATCCTACGGCAAGAAGGTTGCCGAATTCCGTCAATCGTACGTACCGCGCGAAGGGGAAATGTGTTTGGTGCGGTGCCTGAACCGCTGGTACCGTGGCGTTTGCTACGAAACGGCCGGTGATGGTAAACCGGCCATCTTCCTTTGCGATTACGGTTCGATGACGCTGGTAGATTTGTCCAACATACGCAAAATACCGCCCCAGCTGGCGACCAAAACGATGCGAACCCATGACGGCGTGGTGGAACATTTAGCTGAGGCAAAGGCGGGCGGACTAACGCTGGATTCAATCTTCTTGGATATCTATCTGCCCGAGAATGAACCGATCTGTGCGGATTTAAGCCAGCAAACCGTCACGGTGGGGCTGCCCGGTGCGGAACAAGAGGAAACCTACACGGTGTTAAATCTGCACGAACTTTCCGCTCTTATAAAATCGCGACAAGCTGAATAA
- the LOC120900961 gene encoding damage-control phosphatase ARMT1-like yields the protein MTDLTTKYNIIDEKPPFNAPLKGQYKQGFGYYTMRERLPVILTQVIDQLSKDKEQIVANFGGETAREELKGAIGEISKLKYELQTDKDFRPIKTALGDETVWNSFLEGLGQDNSYFSACWLYAETYMYRRLNNIFENTQTLQKLDYFQQQKHKALTNSYDAMVAVLRSIEAFNGETRTTEEIGSFFRNLLKLNLWGNRCDLSISAGQDVKQDGDPFSLLDSLDQCIVRDQTQDIWECITANGSSGIVEIINDNSGYELFTDLCLADFIVHHQLAPQVCFNVKAIPWYISDVTPKDLQWTLDTLASNVSQPLLAQFGTRLKAHFASGALEMRPVDHFWTSPYEFYRMRDIAPALYEKLSRAKLLVFKGDLNYRKLLGDFNFPYNTPFVEALRGFLPTSLCTLRTVKADLICGLPDGMAEELTRKDASWMVTGEYGVIQFAGK from the exons ATGACCGACCTAACGACCAAGTACAATATCATCGATGAAAAGCCACCCTTTAACGCACCGTTGAAGGGACAATACAAGCA GGGCTTCGGTTACTACACCATGCGCGAGCGACTGCCCGTCATCCTGACGCAGGTGATTGATCAGCTGTCCAAGGACAAGGAGCAGATTGTGGCCAACTTTGGTGGCGAAACGGCGCGCGAAGAGTTGAAGGGTGCGATCGGGGAAATTTCCAAGCTGAAGTATGAGCTGCAGACGGATAAGGACTTTCGCCCGATAAAGACGGCGCTCGGGGACGAGACGGTGTGGAACAGCTTTCTCGAAGGTCTTGGGCAGGACAATTCCTACTTTTCCGCCTGCTGGCTGTACGCGGAAACGTACATGTACCGGCGGTTAAACAACATCTTCGAGAACAC TCAAACGCTACAAAAGCTGGACTACtttcagcagcaaaagcataaAGCGCTGACAAACTCGTACGATGCCATGGTTGCGGTGTTGCGATCCATCGAAGCATTCAACGGAGAAACCAGAACGACGGAAGAAATCGGTTCCTTTTTCCGCAATCTGTTAAAG TtgaacctttggggcaatcgATGCGACTTGTCCATCAGCGCCGGTCAGGATGTGAAACAGGACGGTGACCCGTTCAGTCTGCTCGACTCGCTAGACCAGTGCATTGTGCGCGATCAGACACAAGACATTTGGGAGTGCATTACGGCCAACGGCTCCTCTGGCATTGTGGAGATCATAAATGACAACTCCGGGTACGAACTGTTCACCGACCTTTGTCTGGCAGATTTTATCGTCCATCATCAGCTCGCCCCCCAGGTGTGTTTCAACGTGAAGGCCATTCCGTGGTACATATCGGACGTAACGCCGAAGGACCTGCAGTGGACGCTGGATACGCTGGCCTCGAACGTATCGCAGCCACTGCTCGCACAGTTCGGTACGCGTCTGAAAGCCCATTTCGCATCCGGGGCGCTAGAAATGCGCCCTGTCGATCACTTCTGGACCTCACCGTACGAGTTCTACCGAATGCGCGACATTGCACCGGCACTGTACGAAAAGCTATCGCGGGCAAAGCTGCTCGTGTTCAAGGGGGATCTGAACTATCGGAAACTGTTGGGAGATTTTAACTTCCCGTACAATACGCCCTTCGTTGAGGCGCTGCGTGGCTTTCTGCCGACTAGCCTGTGCACGTTGCGCACGGTAAAGGCGGATCTGATCTGCGGGCTGCCGGATGGGATGGCGGAAGAGCTGACGCGCAAGGACGCCTCGTGGATGGTGACCGGGGAGTACGGGGTGATACAGTTTGCCGGGAAATGA
- the LOC120900963 gene encoding cysteine-rich PDZ-binding protein: protein MVCEKCEKKLGKVITPDPWKAGARNTTEGGGRKINENKALSSAKARYNPMAGNFAPCRICKQKIHQAGSHYCQQCAYKKGICAMCGKKLLDVKNYRQSST from the exons ATGGTCTGTGAAAAGTGTGAAAAGAAACTGGGCAAGGTAATCACTCCCGATCCATGGAAGGCGGGTGCCAGAAACACCACCGAGGGCGGTGGTAGGAAAATCAACGAAAATAAGGCACTCTCAAGCGCGAAGGCACGGTACAATCCCATGGCAGGAAACTTTGCACCTTGTCG AATATGTAAGCAGAAAATTCACCAAGCCGGATCACATTACTGCCAGCAGTGTGCGTACAAGAAGGGCATCTGTGCGATGTGCGGCAAAAAGTTGCTGGATGTGAAAAACTACCGACAATCTTCAACGTAG
- the LOC120904997 gene encoding solute carrier family 26 member 10-like, whose protein sequence is MKHDSVGAESGIVNPTFYQELSEEQSVPDVTPRGDALPQVTVSRPLYQQHQLNDAYQYRKPKRALQRELKTRMRKVDAKTCCSTVFPLITWLPEYSWGKDLVRDLISGCTVAVMHIPQGIGYALLANVPPIVGIYMAFFPVLVYFLFGTSRHNSMGTFAVVSIMVGKTVLAYTGTSEPGEPPRTALEVATAVCFVVGIMQLIMCVCRLGVISFLLSDTLVSGFTTGAAIHVVTSQIKDLLGLTLPSVGSMFEIVKTYIEIFKQIVNVNWAAIIISTITIVVLVFNNEILKPRVAKRSVIPIPIELIAVIAGTLLSRYLYLQDKYSIKTIGTIPTGLPAPTLPDFSLMPSILIDSFPVAMVGYTVSVSMALIFAKKENYEIGFNQELFAMGTGNVFASFFSCFPFAASLSRSSIQYSVGGRTQIASVISCGLLAIVLLWVGPFFEPLPRCVLAGIIVVSLKGLLMQVTQLKSFWRQSWIDGMVWILTFLSVVLLAIDIGLLVGIVLSICCIFFRALKPYTCLLGNVPNTDIYLDVNRYDGLIQHAGIKIFHYCGALNFASRAAFKTTVCETLGINLTEEIKRRKDPDWKPSMEQSSCRVLILDFTSLSSIDPSAVGTFKAMVREFEELDIQIVLAGCQPPVFEVMLKCGLVGDIEKPYCRVFTSVHDAVQFGKECVGMGSISGSVVSGATGIV, encoded by the exons ATGAAGCACGATTCGGTTGGAGCGGAAAGTGGCATTGTGAATCCCACCTTTTACCAGGAGCTATCCGAAGAGCAATCCGTCCCGGATGTGACGCCCCGTGGTGACGCTCTGCCGCAGGTGACCGTTTCGCGACCACTctatcagcagcatcagctgAACGATGCGTACCAGTATCGCAAACCGAAACGGGCACTGCAGAGGGAGTTGAAGACGCGAATGCGTAAAGTGGACGCGAAGACCTGCTGTAGCACTGTATTTCCCCTGATTACCTGGCTGCCGGAGTACTCGTGGGGCAAGGACCTAGTGCGCGATCTCATCAGTGGGTGTACGGTGGCGGTGATGCACATACCGCAGGGTATTGGATATGCGCTGCTGGCCAATGTGCCGCCGATCGTCGGCATCTATATGGCGTTCTTCCCGGTGCTGGTGTACTTTCTGTTCGGTACCTCACGCCATAACTCGATGG GAACGTTTGCGGTCGTTTCCATTATGGTTGGGAAAACGGTGCTAGCGTACACCGGTACCAGCGAACCGGGCGAACCGCCCCGCACCGCACTGGAAGTGGCCACGGCCGTTTGTTTCGTCGTCGGCATCATGCAGCTAATCATGTGCGTCTGCCGGCTGGGCGTAATATCCTTTCTGCTGTCCGATACGCTCGTTTCCGGCTTTACGACCGGCGCGGCCATCCACGTCGTTACGTCACAGATCAAGGACCTGCTCGGGCTGACGCTACCCTCCGTCGGCAGTATGTTCGAAATTGTAAAG ACGTACATCGAAATCTTCAAGCAAATCGTAAACGTTAATTGGGCCGCCATCATCATATCGACCATCACGATCGTGGTGCTGGTGTTCAACAACGAGATCCTGAAG CCGAGGGTCGCTAAGCGCAGTGTCATTCCGATACCGATCGAGCTGATTGCGGTCATTGCCGGGACGCTGCTGTCAAGGTATCTGTATTTGCAGGACAAGTACAGCATCAAAACGATCGGCACCATCCCCACAGGATTGCCCG CACCCACATTGCCCGACTTCAGCCTGATGCCGTCGATACTGATCGACAGCTTCCCAGTGGCAATGGTTGGCTACACCGTGTCCGTCTCGATGGCACTCATCTTTGCCAAGAAGGAAAACTACGAAATCGGCTTCAACCAGGAGCTGTTTGCGATGGGTACCGGCAACGTGTTTGCATCCTTCTTCTCCTGCTTCCCATTCGCGGCATCGCTGTCCCGCTCCTCGATCCAGTACTCGGTCGGTGGCCGCACCCAGATTGCGTCCGTCATCTCCTGCGGACTGTTGGCGATCGTGCTGCTGTGGGTGGGCCCGTTCTTTGAGCCGCTGCCCCGCTGCGTGCTGGCCGGCATCATCGTGGTTTCCCTCAAGGGGTTGCTGATGCAGGTAACGCAGCTGAAAAGCTTCTGGCGCCAAAGCTGGATCGATGGGATGGTGTGGATACTGACCTTCCTGTCGGTGGTGCTGCTCGCGATCGACATCGGTCTGCTGGTTGGCATCGTGCTGAGCATTTGCTGCATCTTCTTCCGCGCGCTCAAACCGTACACCTGCCTGCTGGGAAACGTTCCCAATACGGACATTTATTTGGACGTGAATCGTTACGATGGA CTGATTCAACACGCCGGCATAAAAATATTCCACTACTGCGGTGCGCTTAATTTTGCCTCCCGTGCAGCCTTTAAAACGACAGTCTGCGAAACGCTTGGCATCAATCTTACGGAGGAGATTAAACGGCGGAAGGATCCGGACTGGAAGCCATCCATGGAGCAGAGTAGCTGCCGGGTGCTGATATTAGACTTTACCTCGCTCAGCTCGATCGATCCATCCGCCGTCGGAACGTTCAAGGCAATGGTGCGCGAGTTCGAGGAGCTTGACATACAGATCGTGCTGGCCGGATGTCAGCCGCCCGTCTTTGAGGTGATGCTGAAATGTGGCCTGGTGGGCGATATCGAAAAGCCGTACTGTCGGGTGTTTACCTCCGTGCACGATGCCGTCCAGTTCGGAAAGGAGTGCGTTGGAATGGGTTCGATCAGTGGTAGCGTCGTTTCCGGAGCAACCGGGATTGTGTAG